The genomic segment TTTTCGAGGATATATTCATAATAGGCTTCATCAAGAATGATTAAGATATTATCCGGCACCTTTTCCATAAATTCATCGAGTTCCTTTTTATATACAATTGTTCCCAAAGGATTTATCGGATTATCTAAATAAATAATTTTAGTATTAGAAGTTATTGCCGCCAATATCCTTTCTAAATCATGGCGATAATCTTTTAGCGGTATCTCAATGCATTTTGCACCGGCTACTTGTGAGCCAATTTTTGCTAAAACAAAACTTCCCTTAGAAACGATAAGTTCATCGTTTGGTGGGTTTAGATAGGCAAGACAGGCAAGATAGATAAGTTCAACTGAGCCATTACCCAAAATAATACAATTTTCGTCAATTTGAAATTTTTCGCTCAGTTTTTTCCTTAGATAATAAGCGGTATCGTCTGGATAAAGGAAGCCTTCTTTGATTGCTTGCCTCATTGCTTTTAGTGCTTTTGGTGAGGTTCCTAAAGGATTTTCATTAGAAGCCAGTTTAATTACTTTTTTTAAACCCAATTCCCGGCAAACCTCCTCAATCGGTTTACCAGGACGATAAGGTTGAATTCTTTCTAAATCAACTCTTGGTTGAACCATTTTTATCCTCCCTTTTTAAAAATAAGAATATTATTCCACCAATTAATGAAAAGAAAAAATTAATTAATAAAAATATTAAACTTGCTAACCGAGCATTATTCTCTCCTAAATCGTTTCTAAAAAATATAGTAAAAGAATTCTCTCTAATTCCTAAGCCACCAATGGTGATTGGTAACATAGTAATAATACCAATCAAAGGAATATAAAGAAAATAAGGAAGGAGTTTCGGATTAGTATTTAATGACTTGGAACCAAAATACCAAACTAAGGAAAGAAAAAACTGGATAAGTAAAGAAAAACAGAAATTATAAAACATAGTTAATTGGTGGTTTTTAAAAACAATAATTGATAGATGAAGTTTTTCAATTTTTTCGCCAATTTTTAATATCCTTATTTTGGAATAGATTTTTTTAAATAATGAATAAAACTTTTCGGAAAATAAAATAAAAAGGATTAATAATAAAATCGAAGTGCCCAAAGCATTTAGCCAAAGATAATAAAGATTTTTATTTTCCAAAAAGATAAAAAAAGAGGCAATAAGGGCAAAGAAAAAAAGACCGATAAAGCCAATTGCCCTGTCAACAAAAACTGCGGAAAAAGCCGGTGATAATCCTTTTTCTTTTGTTGTATAAGCAATTCTAATCACATCGCCACCAATTGTTGTCGGTAAGATATTATTAAAAAATAAAGAGGCAAAATAGACTTTTAAAAGATAAGAAAAAGATGAATTAATTTCAATTGCCGAACAGAGCATTTTCCATCTGATGTTAGAAATTATGAGAAACATAAAAAAAGCAAAGTTTGCTAAGAATAGATAATAGAAATTTAACGTTTTTAATACCTTTAAACTTTCTTGAAAGTCAATCTTTTTCAAAAGATAATAAAGTAAGGTTATGGCGATAATAATCCTTAAATAATTAAAAACCTTTTTCATTTTATCCTTTTTTCGATCTCTTCTAATCTTTCAATAATGCTTGTTTGAACTTCTCCTATTAAACCTAAACTAAAAAATAATATACCCGCTAAAATTAATAAGATAACCAAATATAAAAGAGGTCGGTAGCCATGACCTAAAATCCTTAAAATTATTGATATCAAACCTACGATAAAACCAAGAAATAAAGAGAAAAGCCCAATTGTGCCAAAATAAAGCATCGGTTTTTTTAAGAAAGTTAATTGAAAGGCAACCGCTAATAAATCAAAAAAGCCAATTATTATCCTTTTTTTAGAAGAATACTTTGGAGTACCAAACATTCTTTTTCTTAATTTAACTGGAATCTCTCCGATTTTATAACCCAGATAATGGGCTAAAGGAACAATATAACGATGCCAATCTTTTCTTAATTTCATATTTAATAAAACCTCTTTTTTCATTACCTTCAAAGCATTTATATCCCGTACCGGTAATTTAAATAATAACCTTGCTAAGAAATTATAAGTTTTTGATACGAACTTCTTTTCATATTTACCTACTTTATAACCACAAACCAAATCATAGCCCTCTTCTATTTTTTTTACTAAATTGATAATATCTTCTGGTAGAAATTGTAAATCAGCATCATAAATACAGATAATATCACCTTCACAAGCCTTTAAGCCGGTAATAATTGCTTCGGTTTTTCCCTGATTTTTTAAATGTTTTAATATTTTAATATTGCTATATTTTTTTACCTCTTCAAGAGCCAATTCATAAGTTCCGTCATCACTACCATCATCAACCAAAACTATTTCATAATCGTCCGGCAATTTTTCTTTTAATTCCTTAAATAAAAAAGGAATATTATCTCTTTCATTATAAGCAGGTATAATAACCGATACTTTAAATCCCAAGTTATATTAAGTATAACTAAAAAATTAATTTTGTCAAGAGAAAAATTTAATTTTCTTAAATAATCACCAATTTTTTAATAATTATTTATAAATAATCTATTTTAAATGACTTATATTATCTCAAAAGTAAAAAAATAATTTTTATTTGGTTAAATAAAGTCTTTCAGTTATTTTATTATAATCAATTTCTTTTTTCTTTTATCTATTTCTAAAATATAAACTCCTTTTCTAAGTTTGTTAATATCTTTATAAACTCTTTTTCCTGTAATATCATAAATTTGAGTTAAAAATTTATTAGTAATTGGTTTATAATGAAAAGTATCTTCTTTTATATTTGAATTATCTAAGTATTTTATTACTATGCCATTACTAAAATTTAAATCACGGGTGGAAGATACTCCCCCAGCAATTATTTCGTTTCTGTTAACAATTGTTAATGCTTCAATCACCACGAGGGAATCGGGCAAGGAATAAATATGTTGCCACATCATCTCTCCCATTGAATTATATTTGATTAATTGCCATTTGTGAGTAAGTGGATTAAGAACTTCTAAGAAATTGCCTAAAAATATTTCACCATAGGGATTTACTTCCATACAGGTAGGCCAGTCCCAATTTCCATAAAAATAAATTCTATACCAATTGAGATTGCCATTTTGGTCATATTTGAGTAATCTTATTCCTAAATCCGGATAAGGACCATTGCCGGCAATTAAAATATTTCCAAAAGAGTCTAAAGCAATTTCTCCTCCGCTTGCTTCAATATCTCCTCTC from the candidate division WOR-3 bacterium genome contains:
- the hisC gene encoding histidinol-phosphate transaminase is translated as MVQPRVDLERIQPYRPGKPIEEVCRELGLKKVIKLASNENPLGTSPKALKAMRQAIKEGFLYPDDTAYYLRKKLSEKFQIDENCIILGNGSVELIYLACLAYLNPPNDELIVSKGSFVLAKIGSQVAGAKCIEIPLKDYRHDLERILAAITSNTKIIYLDNPINPLGTIVYKKELDEFMEKVPDNILIILDEAYYEYILEKKYPDSFRYLRKGKNVLILRTFSKIYGLAGLRIGYGFSKPEIIQALHKVRYPFHVNRIAQIAASAALDDQAFVKKSIKNNEMGKKYLYKELEKIKKVFFLETYANFIFLNFSIDSQIIFEKLLKLGVITRTLKEYDFPNALRVTIGTPKENEYFIKCLNKVLEESG
- a CDS encoding lysylphosphatidylglycerol synthase transmembrane domain-containing protein gives rise to the protein MKKVFNYLRIIIAITLLYYLLKKIDFQESLKVLKTLNFYYLFLANFAFFMFLIISNIRWKMLCSAIEINSSFSYLLKVYFASLFFNNILPTTIGGDVIRIAYTTKEKGLSPAFSAVFVDRAIGFIGLFFFALIASFFIFLENKNLYYLWLNALGTSILLLILFILFSEKFYSLFKKIYSKIRILKIGEKIEKLHLSIIVFKNHQLTMFYNFCFSLLIQFFLSLVWYFGSKSLNTNPKLLPYFLYIPLIGIITMLPITIGGLGIRENSFTIFFRNDLGENNARLASLIFLLINFFFSLIGGIIFLFLKREDKNGSTKS
- a CDS encoding glycosyltransferase family 2 protein → MGFKVSVIIPAYNERDNIPFLFKELKEKLPDDYEIVLVDDGSDDGTYELALEEVKKYSNIKILKHLKNQGKTEAIITGLKACEGDIICIYDADLQFLPEDIINLVKKIEEGYDLVCGYKVGKYEKKFVSKTYNFLARLLFKLPVRDINALKVMKKEVLLNMKLRKDWHRYIVPLAHYLGYKIGEIPVKLRKRMFGTPKYSSKKRIIIGFFDLLAVAFQLTFLKKPMLYFGTIGLFSLFLGFIVGLISIILRILGHGYRPLLYLVILLILAGILFFSLGLIGEVQTSIIERLEEIEKRIK